One window of the Sphaerochaeta associata genome contains the following:
- a CDS encoding TAXI family TRAP transporter solute-binding subunit yields the protein MKKNRIGLLVLALILVSGLLFAAAQAETSAPTAGGMEPLKAATYSWTAGGMGGGWYTQAGAMSAIVKNTFPEITIKVIPGGGTANPLAVDQGKDDIGWGVGYVDKAAYNGVAPLYDREVKNIRGLLGGFSVDFYHFLAAKSTGVTTIDEFAAKIKAGEKLNVAAPMPGTSERALTTFILENYYGISYEQIEKNGGKLFQAVYGDMVNYYKDRHVDYVIACLGLPGAAITEMTISRDSTILEASDDLIKWSANTYGTVALESGLNVIPAGTYKGIDVNKKAIGHSTEIIASAKLPETVAYHFVKALIENIGEVKSINPSFNKYFTAETAPVTMVPLHPGAEKYYREVGLLK from the coding sequence ATGAAAAAGAACCGAATAGGGTTACTGGTGCTTGCGTTGATACTGGTATCGGGTTTGCTCTTTGCAGCTGCGCAGGCGGAGACCTCTGCTCCGACGGCAGGAGGAATGGAACCTCTCAAGGCAGCCACGTATTCGTGGACGGCAGGTGGAATGGGAGGCGGCTGGTATACACAAGCCGGAGCCATGTCGGCAATCGTGAAAAACACATTCCCCGAAATTACCATCAAGGTCATTCCTGGTGGTGGAACAGCTAATCCGCTGGCCGTTGATCAGGGAAAAGATGACATTGGTTGGGGCGTAGGATATGTCGACAAAGCTGCATACAATGGTGTAGCACCTTTGTATGACAGGGAAGTGAAGAACATCAGGGGCCTGCTCGGTGGATTCTCCGTTGACTTCTATCACTTCTTGGCTGCAAAATCGACTGGAGTAACCACAATCGACGAATTCGCAGCGAAAATCAAGGCTGGAGAGAAACTCAACGTTGCCGCTCCGATGCCGGGAACCAGTGAACGTGCCCTTACCACGTTCATCCTTGAGAACTACTACGGTATCTCCTATGAACAAATCGAGAAGAACGGCGGCAAGTTGTTCCAGGCTGTCTATGGTGACATGGTCAACTATTACAAGGACCGACACGTTGATTACGTTATCGCTTGTCTTGGCCTTCCCGGAGCAGCAATCACCGAAATGACGATTTCAAGAGATTCCACCATCCTTGAAGCCAGCGACGATTTGATCAAATGGAGCGCGAACACGTATGGTACCGTTGCTCTTGAAAGCGGTTTGAATGTGATTCCTGCCGGAACCTACAAGGGCATTGATGTGAACAAGAAGGCTATCGGGCACTCAACAGAAATTATTGCTTCCGCAAAATTGCCTGAGACGGTTGCCTACCATTTCGTCAAGGCTCTCATTGAGAACATTGGTGAAGTCAAGTCCATCAATCCTTCGTTCAATAAGTATTTCACCGCTGAAACCGCTCCTGTTACCATGGTTCCTCTTCATCCAGGTGCCGAGAAGTATTACAGAGAGGTTGGTTTGTTGAAGTAA
- a CDS encoding TRAP transporter permease: MRELKGWLKWVVSFCLVAVAVFHLYTAIFGVFQPRIQRGIHLMVLLPMAFILFPASKTKSPTDRPSVLDVVLAILAILPPLYLMLMDAKLNLRYELIDPVTPLQTILGLINIILLIEAVRRVVVPAMAILISLFLVYLVTAPFLGGIFYSKPMALSRMVEILYLFTSEGIYGSIIGVTATLVAVFVIFGAFMQNTKTGEYFTNLAVSLAGRSIGGPAKIAVISSGLFGSISGVAAANVYATGVFTIPLMKRLGYRKQFAGAVESAASTGGLIMPPIMGAGAFVMSEITGIAYVHIIKAAVIGAIFYYLSILIKVHFEAKKENLRGMDESEIISTKQVLKDSYQLIPLIVLVIFLVIGYSPFMAAVYGILATFLMTFLKRDTWMTPKKLYETFELSGKNLIMLAVTCAGAGMVISIVTYTGLALGIASVIQSWSGGFLLPALMLIMVTSILMGMGMPCTPAYIVAVTIGGPALQALGIDVLTAHLFVFYFAILAEVTPPVSIASYCGAAIAGSDPLKTGWEALRLALVGFIIPYIFVYNPAFLMRGNFLEIMALCIIVFYAIITMASSMRGYFNRILKLWERLALGALTVGMVIVACTPKIMHSYTVDIALIISAVVILVFVVLAKLKKKVLSPA, from the coding sequence ATGCGTGAATTGAAAGGTTGGTTGAAATGGGTCGTTAGTTTTTGCCTCGTTGCGGTGGCTGTCTTTCATTTATATACCGCGATATTTGGAGTATTCCAGCCCAGAATTCAACGGGGTATTCACTTGATGGTTCTCTTGCCGATGGCCTTTATTCTGTTTCCTGCATCAAAAACAAAGTCGCCTACCGATCGACCATCGGTTTTGGATGTAGTATTGGCCATTCTTGCAATTCTCCCGCCGTTGTATCTCATGCTGATGGATGCGAAACTGAACCTGCGGTATGAGTTGATCGACCCAGTTACTCCACTGCAGACTATTCTTGGCCTCATCAACATCATATTGCTGATCGAAGCCGTCCGTCGAGTCGTCGTACCAGCGATGGCCATCCTCATCAGTCTCTTTCTTGTGTACCTGGTCACAGCTCCGTTTCTTGGCGGTATTTTTTACTCCAAGCCGATGGCTCTCAGCCGCATGGTGGAGATTCTCTACCTCTTTACGAGCGAGGGCATCTACGGTTCCATCATCGGAGTTACTGCGACACTGGTTGCTGTATTCGTCATCTTCGGTGCCTTCATGCAGAATACGAAGACCGGCGAGTACTTTACCAATCTGGCAGTCTCGCTTGCAGGAAGATCCATTGGAGGTCCTGCAAAAATCGCCGTCATCTCAAGCGGCTTGTTCGGTTCGATCAGCGGTGTGGCTGCAGCAAATGTGTATGCAACCGGTGTGTTCACCATTCCCCTTATGAAGCGCCTGGGCTATCGCAAGCAATTTGCCGGAGCAGTTGAATCAGCCGCCTCCACCGGAGGATTGATCATGCCTCCGATCATGGGAGCCGGAGCGTTCGTCATGTCAGAAATCACCGGTATTGCCTATGTTCATATCATTAAGGCAGCAGTTATCGGTGCAATTTTCTACTATCTGAGTATTCTCATTAAAGTTCACTTCGAGGCCAAGAAGGAGAATCTTCGTGGCATGGATGAGAGCGAAATCATATCGACGAAACAGGTCCTAAAAGATTCGTATCAGTTGATACCCCTTATCGTTCTCGTCATTTTCCTGGTCATCGGGTATTCACCGTTCATGGCAGCAGTCTACGGTATATTGGCGACCTTCCTGATGACCTTCCTCAAACGCGACACATGGATGACTCCAAAAAAGCTGTACGAAACCTTCGAGTTGTCGGGAAAGAACCTGATCATGCTTGCAGTGACGTGCGCCGGAGCCGGAATGGTCATAAGCATCGTAACGTATACCGGCCTCGCGTTGGGAATAGCTTCGGTCATCCAATCGTGGTCGGGCGGGTTTTTACTCCCTGCATTGATGCTCATCATGGTTACCTCGATTCTGATGGGCATGGGCATGCCGTGTACGCCTGCCTACATCGTTGCCGTGACCATCGGTGGGCCCGCCCTTCAGGCATTGGGTATCGATGTTCTGACCGCACACCTGTTTGTATTCTATTTTGCAATTCTGGCTGAAGTGACGCCTCCTGTGAGCATCGCCAGTTATTGCGGGGCTGCCATTGCCGGTTCCGATCCTTTGAAGACTGGTTGGGAAGCGCTTCGTCTGGCATTGGTAGGGTTCATTATCCCGTACATATTTGTATATAACCCTGCTTTCCTGATGAGAGGAAACTTTCTTGAAATAATGGCTCTTTGTATTATCGTATTTTATGCTATTATAACTATGGCATCATCGATGCGCGGCTACTTCAATAGGATTCTGAAACTATGGGAACGATTAGCATTAGGAGCCTTGACGGTAGGTATGGTCATCGTTGCATGTACACCAAAAATCATGCACTCGTATACGGTTGATATTGCCCTGATCATTTCGGCGGTCGTCATCCTCGTGTTCGTTGTATTGGCAAAACTGAAAAAGAAGGTTCTCTCTCCGGCCTGA
- a CDS encoding aspartate-semialdehyde dehydrogenase, which translates to MRSYRVAVVGALGAVGQQMVRILERSSLAVSSLKPLDIEENAGKQVSFRDKMWTVETSGKGKFIDVDIALFSAGAEASEILAPIAVSEGAVVIDNSSQWRMTDGVPLVIPEVNPEALRSHKGLIANPNCSTIQMLVALKPLHDAFTIKRVVVSTYQAVSGSGAAAIRELREQTQAVLDGRQAVAQVYPHPIAFNALPQIDVFLENGYTKEEMKMVNETHKMLDPNILVSPTAVRIPVFRGHSESINLEFEKPFELEKVFELYKHAPGVRLVDDPGHLAYPLALDAEDRYEVFVGRLRRDPSIENGLNMWVVSDNLLKGAALNTVQIAEKLVEMDLIGR; encoded by the coding sequence ATGAGATCATATCGAGTTGCGGTTGTAGGTGCATTGGGAGCGGTAGGCCAGCAGATGGTGAGAATCCTTGAACGGTCCTCTTTGGCCGTATCTTCGCTCAAGCCGCTGGATATTGAAGAGAATGCGGGAAAGCAGGTCTCGTTCAGGGACAAGATGTGGACGGTCGAGACATCGGGCAAGGGCAAGTTCATTGACGTCGACATCGCTTTGTTCTCCGCTGGAGCTGAAGCGAGTGAGATCCTGGCTCCGATAGCGGTTTCGGAAGGGGCGGTCGTCATCGACAACTCGAGTCAATGGCGCATGACCGATGGTGTCCCCTTGGTGATTCCCGAGGTCAATCCCGAAGCCTTGCGCTCGCATAAGGGCCTGATAGCAAACCCCAACTGCTCGACCATCCAGATGTTGGTCGCACTGAAGCCGTTGCATGATGCATTCACCATCAAGCGTGTTGTGGTTTCGACCTATCAGGCCGTCTCGGGCAGCGGCGCTGCTGCGATTCGCGAATTGCGTGAGCAGACGCAAGCGGTATTGGACGGCAGGCAAGCTGTCGCACAGGTGTATCCGCATCCAATAGCATTCAACGCATTACCGCAAATTGATGTCTTCTTGGAGAATGGATATACCAAGGAAGAGATGAAGATGGTCAACGAAACACACAAGATGCTCGATCCAAATATTCTCGTCAGTCCGACTGCTGTCAGGATTCCAGTCTTCAGAGGCCACAGCGAGTCCATCAATCTTGAGTTTGAAAAACCATTCGAACTTGAAAAGGTTTTTGAGCTGTACAAGCATGCTCCGGGGGTCCGGCTCGTAGACGATCCTGGACACCTGGCGTATCCGTTGGCCCTTGATGCAGAGGATCGTTACGAAGTCTTTGTTGGAAGACTCAGAAGAGACCCGTCGATCGAGAATGGTCTGAATATGTGGGTGGTTTCTGATAATCTCCTTAAAGGAGCAGCGCTCAATACTGTACAGATCGCCGAGAAACTGGTCGAGATGGATTTGATTGGTCGTTGA
- a CDS encoding NAD(P)/FAD-dependent oxidoreductase: MTRSADVLVIGGGIIGLSCGFYLSKRGKRVFVLDTGGFADGASGACDDMILFQSKKPGINLELTFESLELYKSLLTELGGDLGFANLGGMVLIENQQELEIMEEFVAQQRSYGLDVEVIDKREMLKKQPFLSDHIIASTYSRMDSQVDPFAVMRGFERKGTSYGMKVFRRNGVVGIDRIGTGDFQVGTVDGTIFQAPVVINAAGTWAGQIGAMVAANVPITPKRGQIVITERVPPIGDTNIWSAKYLVTKLRSDVVVDLNEDERSLGLSLALTRSGGDTYLIGSTREFVGFDKRTTIAGIRAIINQTLKVVPKLREVNFIRSIAGLRPSTPDGRMLLGEHAGIEGFFTAAGHEGDGIALAPITGKLLASMVCHDPVDQRLDELSPNRFAKS; the protein is encoded by the coding sequence ATGACACGTTCTGCCGACGTATTGGTTATCGGTGGGGGCATAATCGGCCTTTCCTGTGGGTTTTACCTCTCAAAGCGGGGTAAGCGGGTGTTTGTACTCGATACCGGCGGGTTTGCCGATGGAGCATCCGGTGCATGCGATGACATGATACTATTCCAGTCCAAGAAACCCGGTATCAATCTTGAACTGACATTTGAGAGTTTGGAGCTGTATAAATCGTTACTTACCGAATTGGGTGGTGATCTTGGATTTGCGAACTTGGGAGGAATGGTCCTGATTGAAAACCAACAGGAGTTGGAGATCATGGAGGAATTCGTTGCACAGCAACGCTCCTACGGTCTTGATGTCGAGGTGATCGATAAGCGTGAGATGCTCAAGAAGCAACCCTTTCTCAGCGACCATATCATAGCTTCCACCTACAGCAGGATGGATTCCCAAGTCGATCCTTTTGCGGTTATGCGAGGCTTTGAACGTAAAGGTACCTCCTACGGAATGAAAGTCTTCAGGCGCAACGGGGTCGTAGGGATCGATCGCATCGGTACAGGTGATTTTCAGGTAGGTACCGTAGATGGTACTATCTTCCAGGCTCCAGTGGTTATTAATGCTGCTGGAACGTGGGCTGGACAAATCGGTGCGATGGTTGCGGCCAATGTGCCGATTACGCCCAAACGTGGTCAGATTGTCATAACCGAGCGTGTACCGCCGATAGGCGATACCAATATTTGGAGTGCGAAATATCTGGTGACCAAATTACGAAGTGATGTTGTTGTCGATTTGAATGAAGACGAGCGGTCCCTTGGCTTGTCCCTGGCATTAACCCGCTCTGGTGGTGATACGTATCTGATAGGCAGCACCCGTGAATTCGTAGGCTTTGATAAGCGTACCACAATTGCAGGAATCAGGGCGATCATCAATCAGACGCTCAAGGTTGTGCCGAAGCTACGGGAAGTCAACTTCATCCGCTCGATTGCAGGCTTGAGGCCTTCTACGCCGGACGGTAGGATGTTGTTGGGTGAGCATGCCGGCATCGAAGGCTTTTTTACTGCAGCAGGGCATGAAGGCGATGGTATCGCACTCGCCCCGATTACCGGTAAACTCTTGGCATCGATGGTATGCCACGATCCGGTTGACCAACGATTGGACGAGTTGTCGCCCAACAGATTCGCAAAATCCTAA
- a CDS encoding (2Fe-2S)-binding protein, with translation MTDDKDMFICRCEEVTLREIEQAIDEGFVTVTDIKRVTRAGMGLCQGRTCTKTIARIISQRTGKPLDEVLPKSYRSPVRPQKMQAVENEEFNDAKNS, from the coding sequence ATGACCGACGATAAGGACATGTTCATCTGTCGTTGTGAGGAAGTCACCCTGCGTGAGATTGAACAGGCGATAGACGAAGGTTTTGTAACCGTTACGGATATCAAGCGAGTAACGCGTGCAGGAATGGGCCTCTGCCAAGGGAGAACCTGCACCAAGACCATTGCAAGAATCATTTCCCAGCGTACCGGTAAACCGCTTGATGAGGTCCTGCCAAAATCCTACCGATCGCCGGTGCGACCGCAAAAGATGCAGGCAGTCGAGAATGAGGAGTTTAACGATGCAAAGAATTCTTGA
- a CDS encoding (2Fe-2S)-binding protein: MQRILEHPILGPLPEEEKVTIYVDGEPVEARKGEMIAATLMATGKPYFRKTVKRHEPRSIFCGIGRCTDCVMTVNGIPNVRTCVTAVEDGMVIETQMGFGDWGGNDSK, translated from the coding sequence ATGCAAAGAATTCTTGAGCATCCGATACTTGGTCCGCTCCCCGAGGAGGAGAAGGTTACCATATATGTCGATGGAGAACCTGTCGAGGCGAGAAAAGGGGAGATGATAGCGGCAACGCTCATGGCTACAGGCAAGCCTTATTTCCGCAAGACGGTCAAGCGGCATGAACCGCGTAGCATCTTTTGCGGCATCGGGCGTTGTACCGATTGCGTCATGACAGTCAACGGGATTCCTAATGTCCGCACCTGTGTAACGGCAGTCGAAGACGGGATGGTGATCGAGACTCAGATGGGATTCGGCGATTGGGGAGGAAACGATAGCAAATGA
- a CDS encoding NAD(P)/FAD-dependent oxidoreductase gives MMERDIVVIGSGPAGLCAAIEAAEAGAKVLLVDENAKPGGQLFKQIHKFFGSREHSAGVRGIDIGTLLLKKAEDLNIEVWLNTEACGIFDQDKVWVVRDKSKSMTIHAKRIILATGANENVVNFPGWTLPGVMGAGAAQTMINLHRVLPGKKILMIGSGNVGVIVSYQLLQAGAEVKAVVEAAPQLGGYGVHTAKVRRAGVPFYTGHTVLEARGTDHVESAVIVQLDASWKPIPGTEFELDVDTICIAAGLTPAVELAFGAGCRSVNSPVLGGLVPWHDQRMCTSIPSIYIAGDVSGVEEASTAMEEGRMAGLSAADSLGYLEESRYKARFEAINHNLLALRSGMFGQKRRDAKEAIMAASKG, from the coding sequence ATGATGGAACGTGATATAGTTGTTATCGGATCTGGTCCGGCTGGATTGTGTGCGGCCATTGAGGCTGCCGAGGCCGGGGCAAAGGTGCTGTTGGTTGACGAAAACGCAAAACCAGGCGGGCAGTTGTTCAAGCAAATACATAAGTTTTTCGGTTCACGAGAACATAGTGCAGGTGTACGTGGGATCGATATCGGAACCTTGTTGCTGAAGAAGGCCGAGGACCTGAATATTGAAGTCTGGCTCAATACTGAAGCCTGCGGAATATTCGATCAGGATAAGGTCTGGGTGGTGCGGGATAAAAGCAAATCCATGACCATTCATGCAAAGCGCATCATCCTGGCTACCGGAGCCAATGAGAATGTGGTCAACTTCCCCGGCTGGACACTTCCGGGCGTTATGGGAGCCGGGGCGGCACAGACCATGATCAACCTTCACCGGGTTCTTCCAGGGAAGAAAATTCTCATGATCGGCTCGGGAAATGTCGGCGTCATCGTATCGTATCAGTTGCTTCAGGCGGGAGCGGAGGTCAAGGCGGTTGTAGAGGCAGCCCCGCAGCTCGGCGGCTATGGCGTCCATACGGCCAAGGTAAGGCGGGCGGGAGTCCCTTTTTATACTGGACATACCGTACTCGAGGCGAGGGGAACCGATCACGTCGAATCAGCGGTGATTGTACAGCTTGATGCTTCTTGGAAACCGATTCCAGGTACTGAATTTGAATTGGATGTCGATACCATCTGCATTGCCGCAGGTCTCACTCCTGCAGTGGAATTGGCCTTTGGAGCCGGTTGTCGTTCAGTGAATAGTCCTGTATTGGGGGGATTGGTGCCATGGCACGACCAGAGGATGTGTACGAGCATACCCTCCATCTATATTGCAGGAGATGTTTCAGGAGTTGAAGAAGCCAGTACTGCAATGGAAGAAGGACGCATGGCCGGATTATCAGCCGCTGATTCGCTTGGATATCTTGAGGAATCACGGTATAAAGCCCGATTTGAAGCGATCAACCATAATTTGTTGGCGTTGCGATCAGGGATGTTCGGACAAAAAAGACGTGATGCGAAAGAAGCCATCATGGCTGCCAGCAAAGGATGA
- a CDS encoding 4Fe-4S dicluster domain-containing protein, translated as MDNHNETEGRLKTTGAASLAELHATKEYILPDEHMKHPVAVIECIEAIPCNPCETACPVHAITVGSEITNLPVIDIETCTGCGLCVAACPGLAIYLKQKEYAKGLSFIAFPFEYVPLPEAGQVIDMVDRHGRVVCKGTVIKVATIKKFNRTAIIHATYPVEQYEQVVNMQRLARD; from the coding sequence ATGGACAACCACAATGAGACAGAAGGGAGACTCAAGACTACCGGTGCGGCAAGCCTCGCCGAATTGCACGCAACAAAGGAATATATCCTTCCCGACGAGCATATGAAGCATCCTGTCGCAGTCATCGAATGCATCGAGGCAATCCCCTGCAATCCATGCGAGACGGCGTGCCCCGTTCATGCCATCACCGTAGGTTCAGAGATCACCAACCTGCCGGTGATCGATATTGAAACCTGCACCGGCTGCGGCTTGTGCGTTGCGGCATGTCCTGGCTTGGCCATCTATCTCAAGCAGAAGGAGTATGCGAAGGGTTTGTCCTTTATCGCTTTCCCGTTCGAATATGTGCCGCTGCCCGAGGCAGGCCAAGTAATAGATATGGTCGATCGCCACGGCAGGGTTGTATGCAAGGGGACTGTGATCAAGGTTGCAACAATCAAGAAGTTCAATAGAACGGCAATCATCCATGCAACCTACCCGGTCGAGCAATACGAACAGGTGGTGAACATGCAGCGTTTGGCCCGAGACTAA
- the dapB gene encoding 4-hydroxy-tetrahydrodipicolinate reductase: MFCMVRVILYGCSGRMGQVITSMTERLDNLSIVAGIDVYPSERAYPVYQSLLACPVEADVLLDFSSPKSLHDYLDVAIERRLAVVVATTGLATLELDLLAKAADTIPVFRSGSMSLGVNLVQQLIKHAAKVLGEQFDVEIIEKHHNLKKDAPSGTALMLADSVNEGRTKKLRYVYGRQGGEAQRSSDELGIHSLRGGTIVGEHEVFFAGKDEVITIAHQAFSRQVFATGAVLAASYIFEQKPGMYTMQDMITAKSAITTLLAQPDQVLVSIENIPRNMSIVTDLYGALASNDVFIDMISHTGATNGHIAIAFTINRKDLIKTRDVIATLTETQGETKATISENITKLSVEGPGMEFQSGVAYKVFSCMAKADISIFAVTTSENKIEYAIYSTDVDKAIRIIKEEFAI, from the coding sequence ATGTTTTGTATGGTGAGAGTAATTCTATACGGTTGCAGTGGAAGAATGGGACAAGTCATTACATCGATGACAGAGCGGCTGGACAATCTATCCATCGTTGCGGGAATCGATGTATATCCAAGCGAGCGAGCCTATCCGGTATATCAGAGCCTGCTCGCCTGCCCCGTCGAAGCAGACGTACTACTTGACTTTTCTTCACCCAAATCGCTGCACGACTATCTCGATGTCGCCATCGAACGCAGACTTGCCGTTGTTGTCGCAACTACAGGACTTGCAACATTGGAATTGGATTTATTGGCAAAGGCAGCTGATACAATCCCTGTTTTCCGCAGCGGAAGCATGTCACTTGGAGTCAACCTTGTCCAGCAGCTGATCAAGCATGCAGCAAAGGTGCTGGGAGAACAATTCGATGTGGAAATCATCGAAAAACATCATAATCTGAAAAAGGATGCTCCCAGCGGAACCGCGTTGATGCTAGCAGATTCGGTCAATGAAGGCAGGACCAAGAAACTGAGATATGTATACGGCAGACAGGGAGGAGAGGCTCAGCGCAGCAGTGATGAGCTGGGCATCCATTCACTGCGCGGCGGAACAATCGTCGGAGAGCACGAAGTGTTCTTTGCAGGCAAGGACGAGGTAATCACCATCGCCCATCAAGCCTTTTCACGACAGGTATTTGCAACCGGTGCGGTGTTGGCGGCTTCCTACATCTTTGAACAAAAGCCCGGCATGTATACGATGCAGGATATGATTACCGCAAAAAGCGCAATTACGACACTTTTGGCACAACCGGATCAAGTACTTGTATCGATAGAGAATATCCCAAGGAACATGTCCATCGTCACCGACCTGTATGGGGCGTTGGCATCAAACGATGTATTCATCGACATGATCAGCCATACCGGGGCAACCAACGGACATATTGCAATTGCCTTTACGATTAATCGGAAGGATCTTATAAAGACCAGGGACGTAATCGCCACGTTGACGGAGACTCAGGGAGAGACCAAGGCAACAATTTCGGAGAATATCACCAAGCTGTCCGTGGAAGGCCCCGGCATGGAATTCCAGTCGGGTGTAGCGTACAAGGTATTCTCTTGTATGGCGAAAGCGGATATTTCAATTTTCGCTGTTACAACATCGGAGAACAAGATTGAGTATGCAATCTATTCCACCGACGTTGATAAGGCGATCAGGATCATCAAGGAAGAGTTTGCCATTTAG
- the dapA gene encoding 4-hydroxy-tetrahydrodipicolinate synthase, with protein MLHGVFTALVTPFSKNGDLDIGALKAIVQKQLESGIDGLVPIGTTAESPTLDDKEKELIIKTVALLAKGKVPIIAGSGSNCTKSAIEATKKAKDAGADYTLQVAPYYNKPSEEGLYRHFIEVAEHGGLPVVLYNIPGRSAINMSVDLVLKLAKHPLIVADKEACGSMGQIQDLLHKRPADFAVLSGDDALTLPMMVCGAQGIISVASNMFPAEMVKMTHAAAAGDYKTALEMYNWIYPFFVNQFIETNPVPVKTYMASKGMLEEVFRLPLVPLKAVNKEKLLATFK; from the coding sequence ATGTTGCATGGAGTTTTTACTGCGCTTGTTACCCCATTTTCCAAAAATGGGGATCTTGACATCGGTGCGCTCAAGGCAATCGTTCAAAAACAATTGGAATCAGGTATCGATGGCTTGGTACCCATAGGTACAACCGCAGAGAGTCCGACCCTCGATGACAAAGAGAAAGAGTTGATCATCAAGACCGTTGCGCTCCTTGCTAAAGGAAAGGTTCCCATCATCGCCGGAAGTGGCTCCAACTGCACGAAATCGGCAATAGAAGCAACTAAAAAAGCAAAGGATGCCGGTGCCGATTATACCCTGCAGGTAGCCCCATATTACAACAAGCCCTCCGAGGAAGGCCTGTATCGACATTTTATCGAAGTTGCCGAACATGGCGGCCTGCCTGTGGTCCTCTACAACATTCCGGGTCGCAGTGCGATCAACATGTCGGTGGATCTTGTACTGAAGCTGGCAAAGCATCCTCTTATCGTTGCTGATAAGGAAGCGTGTGGAAGTATGGGCCAAATACAGGACCTGCTTCATAAAAGACCCGCTGATTTTGCAGTGTTATCCGGGGACGATGCACTTACTCTGCCGATGATGGTATGCGGTGCACAAGGCATCATCTCGGTGGCCAGCAACATGTTTCCTGCCGAAATGGTGAAAATGACACACGCTGCCGCCGCTGGTGATTACAAGACAGCTCTGGAAATGTACAACTGGATTTATCCGTTCTTTGTAAATCAATTCATCGAAACCAACCCGGTTCCTGTAAAGACCTACATGGCTTCCAAGGGAATGCTTGAAGAGGTATTCAGACTTCCGTTGGTACCGCTTAAGGCAGTAAACAAGGAAAAGCTTCTGGCCACATTCAAGTAG